The following are encoded together in the Hyalangium minutum genome:
- the cheB gene encoding chemotaxis-specific protein-glutamate methyltransferase CheB: MGKKVSVLVVDDSLICRQLICEALGQDPDLQVVATCADGKEAVARVKELRPNVITMDVDMPVMDGLTAVEHIMAECPTPILVLTADPRSQAPELTCRALELGALGLRVKPSIDDGLEAWNLAKELKLLSSVRVIRHLRGPKRITPAFKPETLPSVLPASVGMVAVGASTGGPQILQRMISELPADFPAPIAIVQHINAAFAESLAGWLANSSKLKVRLAQDGELLMPGHVLIAPPGMHMVIPFRGRVALKPGVERDGHMPSATVLLESVAKAYGRRALGVILTGMGEDGAAGMLAIKQAGGVTVAQNEESCVVFGMPGAAVERNAVDHLVHGDEVATSLVRLTRGEPLAQGR, encoded by the coding sequence ATGGGCAAGAAAGTGTCGGTGCTGGTGGTCGATGACTCGCTCATCTGCCGACAGCTCATCTGCGAAGCACTGGGGCAGGACCCGGATCTCCAGGTCGTCGCCACGTGCGCTGATGGCAAGGAGGCGGTGGCTCGCGTCAAGGAGCTGCGCCCGAACGTCATCACCATGGATGTGGACATGCCGGTGATGGATGGGCTCACGGCCGTGGAGCACATCATGGCCGAGTGCCCCACGCCCATCCTGGTGCTGACCGCGGACCCGCGCAGCCAGGCTCCGGAGCTGACGTGCCGCGCGCTGGAGCTCGGCGCGCTGGGCCTGCGCGTGAAGCCGTCCATCGACGATGGGCTCGAGGCGTGGAACCTGGCCAAGGAGCTGAAGCTGCTGTCCTCGGTGCGCGTCATCCGCCACCTGCGAGGGCCCAAGCGGATTACACCGGCCTTCAAGCCGGAGACCCTGCCCTCGGTCCTTCCGGCCAGCGTGGGCATGGTGGCAGTGGGCGCGTCCACGGGGGGGCCACAGATCCTCCAGCGGATGATCTCCGAGCTGCCCGCGGACTTCCCGGCGCCCATCGCCATCGTCCAGCACATCAACGCCGCGTTCGCCGAGTCGCTGGCGGGGTGGCTGGCCAACTCCTCGAAGCTGAAGGTTCGACTGGCGCAGGACGGCGAGCTGCTGATGCCGGGGCACGTGCTGATTGCTCCGCCCGGCATGCACATGGTGATTCCGTTCCGAGGGCGCGTGGCGCTCAAGCCGGGCGTGGAGCGGGACGGGCACATGCCGTCGGCCACGGTGCTGCTGGAGAGCGTGGCCAAGGCGTACGGGCGGCGAGCGCTGGGCGTCATCCTCACCGGCATGGGCGAGGACGGGGCGGCGGGCATGCTCGCCATCAAGCAGGCCGGCGGTGTCACCGTGGCTCAGAACGAGGAGTCCTGTGTGGTGTTCGGCATGCCCGGGGCGGCCGTGGAGCGCAACGCGGTGGATCACCTGGTCCATGGGGACGAGGTGGCCACGTCGCTGGTGCGGCTGACGCGGGGTGAACCTCTCGCCCAGGGGCGGTGA
- a CDS encoding hybrid sensor histidine kinase/response regulator: MTPRDRLLKQFRDLVGVRLERINRAIVELDSGGNVETGRKALRELHGLKGEARMMGFDSINVLVHEMEELVKSSEPVSYSMSHDSADALLKSADAVMILSGLVASDDAPEVEKLVTWLRERTKSEQSQHGSSVPDPVVLPAVPKPASTPAQTPAPGTASAASQHASPPSAPSQPVPAPRFFTPIPLPTAALQGAASGATGAGSASRAGNPGATPSGGTASVSPGGQSQPMRPLAPNLSPQAPVRSGPPLSGPGAAASSAAQGPSVQPARPEPRADRSVRIDVSSLDLLTSAATNLTQVARRRELANGRRLGLARELAQLAREAEDLGPAGSAFAAKLNKAKDLAAALHREAKLLANEELRDLGQVVEEVQRVRMLPLSVLFEPYPRVVRDLARELGKEVDLVMDGEDTRADRAVVEALREPLLHLIRNALDHGLESRVDRVAAGKRPKGCLTLRASREGNRIVLRVEDDGVGLDTAMLRKVAVRRGFLDEMTATSLTEGQARDLIFLSGFSSREVATHISGRGVGLDAVRSAVQLLGGDVGVESAPGWGTIFEIRVPVSLTVAPLLFVKAGDETLALSATHVSRAVKLDLSAMTELAGRPALNVDGRVLPFCHLSSLLGLAPERPPTDGTLVLVVRSQGATAALAVERVLEERVQAILPLRGLLGRFGHLSGATTLADGRLAMVLAAAYLTAGAYGSLTARLPRTSERAQEVHRRRIMVVDDSPLTRELIAALLEAVGYDTISAADGAEAIHLLSTTQVDLVVTDLEMPGLDGLELTRQIKGHDTLNRLPVIILTTRGGEEDRKKGLAVGADGYITKGDLVRQDLVDVVKRLLG; encoded by the coding sequence GTGACACCGCGGGATCGTCTGCTCAAGCAGTTCCGCGACCTGGTCGGGGTGCGCCTGGAGCGCATCAACCGCGCCATCGTGGAGCTGGATTCCGGAGGCAACGTGGAGACGGGGCGCAAGGCGCTTCGCGAGCTCCACGGCCTCAAGGGCGAGGCCCGGATGATGGGCTTCGACAGCATCAACGTGCTCGTCCACGAGATGGAGGAGCTCGTCAAATCCAGTGAGCCTGTTTCCTACTCGATGTCCCATGACTCCGCTGACGCGCTCCTCAAGTCCGCGGACGCGGTGATGATCCTCTCCGGCCTGGTGGCGTCCGACGATGCCCCCGAGGTGGAGAAGCTCGTGACGTGGCTGCGGGAGCGCACCAAGAGCGAGCAGTCCCAGCATGGGAGCTCCGTTCCCGACCCGGTGGTCCTCCCCGCGGTTCCGAAGCCGGCCTCCACCCCGGCGCAAACTCCCGCTCCGGGAACGGCCTCCGCGGCTTCGCAGCACGCCTCGCCGCCCTCCGCGCCGAGCCAGCCGGTGCCCGCCCCCCGCTTCTTCACGCCGATTCCCTTGCCCACCGCGGCGCTCCAGGGCGCTGCGTCCGGAGCCACTGGGGCGGGTTCGGCATCCAGGGCCGGTAACCCCGGGGCGACTCCCTCGGGAGGCACGGCGTCTGTGTCGCCGGGCGGCCAGTCTCAGCCAATGCGCCCGCTGGCCCCGAACCTGTCGCCCCAGGCGCCGGTCCGGTCCGGGCCTCCGCTCAGCGGTCCCGGCGCGGCCGCTTCCTCTGCCGCGCAGGGCCCTTCCGTTCAGCCCGCGAGGCCGGAGCCGCGCGCGGACAGGTCGGTTCGTATCGATGTCTCCAGCCTGGATCTGCTCACCAGTGCCGCCACCAACCTCACGCAGGTGGCGCGGCGGCGGGAGCTGGCCAATGGCCGCCGCCTCGGGCTGGCCCGGGAGCTGGCGCAGCTGGCCCGCGAGGCCGAGGACCTGGGCCCGGCGGGCTCGGCGTTCGCAGCGAAGCTGAACAAGGCCAAGGACCTGGCCGCGGCGCTGCACCGCGAGGCCAAGCTGCTCGCCAACGAGGAGCTGAGGGACCTGGGGCAGGTGGTGGAGGAGGTGCAGCGGGTCCGCATGCTGCCGCTGTCGGTCCTCTTCGAGCCCTACCCCCGGGTGGTGCGCGATCTGGCCCGCGAGCTGGGCAAGGAAGTGGATCTGGTGATGGACGGCGAGGACACCCGCGCCGACCGCGCCGTGGTGGAGGCCCTGCGCGAGCCGCTCCTGCACCTCATCCGCAACGCGCTGGATCACGGCCTGGAGAGCCGGGTGGACCGCGTGGCTGCGGGCAAGCGCCCCAAGGGCTGCCTCACGCTGCGCGCCTCGCGCGAGGGTAACCGCATCGTCCTCCGGGTAGAGGATGACGGCGTGGGCCTGGACACGGCCATGCTGCGCAAGGTGGCGGTGCGCCGGGGCTTCCTGGATGAGATGACCGCCACGTCGCTCACCGAGGGCCAGGCGAGAGACCTCATCTTCCTCTCCGGCTTCTCCTCGCGCGAGGTGGCCACGCACATCTCCGGCCGCGGCGTGGGGCTGGACGCCGTGCGCAGCGCGGTGCAGCTGCTGGGCGGAGATGTGGGCGTCGAGTCCGCGCCCGGCTGGGGCACCATCTTCGAGATTCGCGTCCCCGTGTCCCTCACGGTGGCGCCGCTGCTCTTCGTGAAGGCGGGGGACGAGACGCTGGCGCTGAGCGCCACCCATGTCTCCCGGGCCGTGAAGCTGGACCTGTCGGCCATGACGGAGCTGGCCGGGCGGCCGGCGCTGAACGTGGACGGCCGGGTGCTGCCCTTCTGCCACCTCTCGAGCCTGCTGGGGCTGGCCCCCGAGCGGCCTCCCACGGATGGCACGCTGGTGCTCGTGGTCCGCAGCCAGGGCGCCACCGCCGCGCTGGCCGTGGAGCGCGTGCTGGAGGAGCGTGTCCAGGCGATCCTTCCCCTGAGAGGCCTGCTGGGCCGGTTCGGGCACCTCAGCGGTGCCACCACCCTGGCGGACGGCCGGTTGGCCATGGTGCTCGCCGCCGCCTACCTCACCGCAGGTGCCTATGGCTCCCTGACGGCCCGTCTGCCCCGCACCTCCGAGCGGGCCCAGGAGGTCCACCGCCGCCGCATCATGGTCGTGGATGACTCACCCCTCACCCGCGAGCTCATCGCCGCGCTCCTGGAGGCGGTCGGGTATGACACCATCTCCGCCGCGGACGGCGCCGAGGCCATCCACCTGCTCTCCACCACCCAGGTGGACCTGGTCGTCACTGACTTGGAGATGCCCGGCCTGGACGGACTGGAGCTCACCCGCCAGATCAAGGGCCATGACACCCTTAACCGACTCCCAGTCATTATTCTCACTACCCGTGGAGGGGAGGAAGACCGGAAGAAGGGGTTGGCGGTGGGGGCGGACGGTTACATCACCAAGGGAGATTTGGTGCGCCAGGATCTGGTGGATGTCGTGAAGCGCTTGTTGGGGTAA
- a CDS encoding methyl-accepting chemotaxis protein, with protein sequence MSTSGTSRRASFSRHLAVPVPVGNLIGAGLASYYAALTLKDQLDGSFAWVMWAGVLACAAASVAGGAMLMRSVRVLRGLERGDVAPTPENLSLAAVEATRAADTTFVKSLAMWLLSTSVLGVVLATGSHAGWRLGLSAAGLGFLFGPITALLVHCMVTLRARQVVLWLSELGLSHSQLIAALPRRAQIRVRLVLFTAIAVVTPALLTSNLASSLAERTYAEVLATPQEEQLVRVKELREEALIYGGALCLLVFGLALTTAYLGGTLVGRPIRQLAEEARRIADGNLASPRLIPAEDEVWAVSAAFAMMRAHLADVLSQLQRAGAQISATTEEILSTSGRYEAGAAEQASSLDETSATTEELARSARQIAENAGSVAEIAQRTLAAAQGGQGSAEAFLASMSRMRNDNQAIASAVTRLNKRVQQIGKIVEFINGVADKSDLLALNAELEGTKAGEVGRGFSLVAAEMRRLAENVLESTKEIEGLIEEVREASRAAVAATEGGVRATDTGTSLAQQVSESLKQILDLAGQTSDAVRSISLATQQQQTGTDQLADTMADILRITQQSLNATKQVSTANGDLLVLALDLRNVVERFQINLSQVPPPRSDG encoded by the coding sequence ATGAGCACGAGCGGCACTTCCCGGCGCGCCTCGTTCAGCCGGCACCTTGCGGTCCCCGTCCCCGTGGGCAACCTCATCGGGGCGGGGCTGGCCTCCTACTACGCCGCGCTCACGCTGAAGGACCAGCTGGACGGCTCCTTCGCCTGGGTGATGTGGGCTGGCGTGCTGGCTTGTGCGGCCGCCTCGGTTGCGGGCGGCGCGATGTTGATGAGGAGCGTCCGGGTGTTGCGCGGCCTGGAGCGTGGCGATGTGGCCCCCACCCCGGAGAACCTGTCCCTGGCTGCGGTGGAGGCCACCCGCGCCGCGGACACGACGTTCGTCAAGTCGCTGGCCATGTGGCTGCTCAGCACGTCGGTGCTGGGCGTTGTGTTGGCCACGGGGAGCCATGCCGGCTGGCGGTTGGGCTTGAGCGCGGCCGGTCTGGGGTTCCTCTTTGGCCCCATCACCGCGCTGCTCGTCCATTGCATGGTCACCCTGAGGGCCCGCCAGGTGGTGCTGTGGCTGAGCGAGCTCGGGTTGAGCCACTCGCAGCTCATCGCCGCGCTGCCCCGGCGTGCGCAGATCCGCGTGCGGCTGGTGCTCTTCACCGCCATCGCCGTGGTGACGCCCGCGCTGCTCACCTCCAACCTCGCCTCCTCGCTGGCGGAGCGCACCTATGCGGAGGTGCTGGCCACGCCCCAGGAGGAGCAGTTGGTGCGGGTGAAGGAGCTGCGCGAGGAAGCCCTCATCTATGGCGGGGCGCTGTGCTTGCTCGTGTTCGGGCTGGCGCTCACCACCGCGTACCTGGGCGGTACGCTGGTGGGACGTCCCATCCGCCAGCTCGCCGAGGAGGCGCGGCGCATCGCGGACGGCAACCTGGCCTCGCCCCGGCTGATCCCCGCCGAGGATGAGGTGTGGGCCGTCTCAGCGGCCTTCGCGATGATGCGGGCGCACCTGGCGGACGTGCTCTCGCAGCTTCAGCGCGCGGGCGCGCAGATCAGCGCCACCACGGAGGAGATCCTCAGCACCTCGGGCCGCTACGAGGCGGGCGCCGCCGAGCAGGCCAGCTCGCTGGATGAGACGAGCGCCACCACGGAAGAACTGGCGCGGAGCGCGCGGCAGATCGCGGAGAACGCGGGCTCGGTGGCGGAGATCGCCCAGCGCACGCTCGCGGCGGCCCAGGGCGGGCAGGGCAGCGCCGAGGCCTTCCTGGCCTCCATGAGCCGCATGCGCAACGACAACCAGGCCATCGCCTCGGCGGTGACCCGGCTCAACAAGCGCGTGCAGCAGATCGGCAAGATCGTCGAGTTCATCAACGGCGTGGCCGACAAGTCGGACCTGCTGGCGCTCAACGCCGAGCTGGAGGGCACCAAGGCGGGCGAGGTGGGCCGGGGCTTCTCGCTGGTGGCCGCGGAGATGCGCCGCCTCGCGGAGAACGTGCTGGAGTCCACCAAGGAGATCGAAGGCCTCATCGAGGAGGTGCGCGAGGCCTCGCGTGCCGCGGTAGCGGCCACGGAGGGCGGCGTGCGCGCCACGGACACGGGCACCTCGCTGGCGCAGCAGGTCTCCGAGTCCCTCAAGCAGATCCTCGATCTGGCCGGCCAGACGTCGGACGCGGTGCGCTCCATCTCGCTGGCCACCCAGCAGCAGCAGACCGGTACCGATCAGCTCGCGGACACCATGGCGGACATCCTCCGCATCACCCAGCAGAGCCTGAACGCCACCAAGCAGGTGAGCACGGCCAACGGTGATCTGCTGGTGCTCGCGCTGGATCTTCGCAACGTGGTGGAGCGCTTCCAGATCAACCTCAGCCAGGTGCCGCCCCCGAGGAGTGACGGGTGA